A section of the Rhizobium sp. Pop5 genome encodes:
- a CDS encoding TerB family tellurite resistance protein, translating to MFERFQAFFQKLTADHSRKAFAPDDPRIAVAALCMQVMEADGQIKASEKKRLRKLLKEQYALDGKQLDALIAAGLEAESSAVDYYRFTSDLKRHLNTEQRLELIGILWDIVYADGERSEMEDHVIWRIADLLGVSSRERIQKRQEAAARVTDVQVVQDDSD from the coding sequence ATGTTCGAACGCTTTCAGGCATTCTTCCAGAAGCTTACCGCCGATCACTCCCGGAAAGCTTTCGCCCCGGATGATCCGCGCATCGCGGTGGCGGCGCTCTGCATGCAGGTCATGGAGGCCGACGGCCAGATCAAGGCCAGCGAAAAGAAGCGGCTGCGCAAACTCTTAAAGGAGCAATATGCGCTCGACGGCAAACAGCTCGATGCCCTGATAGCCGCAGGCCTCGAGGCAGAAAGCTCCGCGGTCGATTATTATCGGTTCACCTCCGACCTGAAACGCCATCTCAATACCGAGCAGCGGCTCGAGCTGATCGGCATCCTCTGGGACATCGTCTATGCCGATGGTGAGCGCAGCGAAATGGAAGACCACGTGATCTGGCGCATCGCCGACCTGCTCGGCGTTTCCTCACGCGAGCGCATCCAGAAACGGCAGGAGGCAGCCGCCAGGGTCACCGATGTCCAGGTTGTGCAAGATGACAGCGACTGA